The window TGATCACATCGTATTGCCACAAGTCGTCCAGGTAGATGGACACGCTGTCCGTGTCGTTCACGCCGCCGTAGACGTATGCCTTGCTACCATCAGCGTTGGCGCAGAAGGAGTGCCCGATGCGGCCTAGCGGCGACTCTTCCGAGGGGCAGTCTACCAGCGACCAGTGCCGAAACGGCGGCGTAGGCCGAGGCATCAGCACTTGAGCAGCGAAGTTGGCGggggggagagcagagagaaaagagagggatgtGACGCGGGCCcacgacagcgaggaggtggtggcgctctACCTTTCACGAGAACACgccgagagagggaggcagatgCGGGTGCACGAGTACACACCTCCACTCACGGATGAAAACTAAAACGAGGAAACCAACGCtatggggggaggagagagtaagagagagagagagacaaccgATCGATGGGGCAacgcggtggtgctgtcgaAGGAAAAGTGGGGTGTGTGCACCCAAACCGacagaggaagggagaaagacgGGGTGGAGGCGTAAAAGGGAATTGTAGCGGAGCGGTGAAGAGCGGTGcgaggagtgggagagagagaggaaggggaggagacgaGATGAGCCAGCGCGCAGGGCGTGGCAGGTCAGGCACAACGAAGACACACCATGAATAACAGCaatgtacacacacacacacacatacacacgcacacacacgtgcgcaacCAGTGAGCGTGTGACCGAGAGGCACCGGAGCGGGtgcgcaacagcgccgcggGGTCCATTGACGACCGTTGATGCACGCACCAGAGAGCCGCAGAGGCTTTACGTTGAGTGTCTCCTGTCCGTTCTGTTTGTTCTCGTCTCGTCGGAGAGGTCCACGCAGCCCTTGTGCCGTGCCACGAGTTTCATCAGGTCCTCTTCTCCGATACAGAGAAGGCAGAACGTGAGGGGCTGGAGCATTGCCTCTGTTCTTCACGTTGCCATGGTTATGAGGGACACGTTGTATGCGCACACCCCTCTGCAGTGGGGGCACcacgggagggggagagacagtCACGCATGTGGTAGCCTGGCAACTTTCTCACATGCCGAGGTCGTCTGCGCGAGGTCTGCGTCGACCCTCTCGTCTCCGCCTTTGTTTTGGAAGGTCCAATTTTGGTAGCTCACGCGGTTTGGCGCCTTCCACAAAGTCCGGCGTGtagtcgtcctcctcctcctcctgttgctgttgcgtcTTAGTCACATCATCGCCCGACGCGCCTGCCCCTGCTGTGCGGTCACTGTTGCCGATCGACATCGCGTGCAGCCTACTAACGGGTGCTGAGAAGGACGAAGACTTGTTTGCATCCTCGTCCACCACCTCAaccgcggtggtggtgtgacGAGCATGAAAAACAGACTTGCCCGCCTCCTGTTCGCCCATGTACTGGACAGCATCCCAcgcgtcgcgcagctgctgcaggtctACCGAGGAAGCGGACGTGCCGTCATCAACTGAGTTCTGAGTCGCTTTGAGAAGATCATGCAGCTCTGCCCCGCTCCTCGACTGCACAGCGTGCTGGCGGACGGCGCTGTagagccgctgcggcagcaccttctcccaCGACAGGACAAGCGCCTCAAACCACAACAATGTCTGACCGCGGTGCCCCGCCAGCTCCCACGGCAGTTGTTGGATGGTGTACTCGAGCAGGCGTGGGGCGAGCAGAGGCACAAACACGTGCGGGGCGTGTTTCATGAGTGCGTCAAGGACGTACCACAACGCACGGTTAGGTGCCCCATCGAGGTCCGACTGCTCCATCAgcgccttgcgcagcgccgcccatGTCTCAGCAGACCTCGGGAGGTGCCggagcgccagcgctgccagtGCCTCCACCCGCGCCTCTGACGGGTTTCCCTGCTTCAGCGCGGCATAGAAGAGCCGTTCCGTGTAGAGGGCGGATGAGGGGGGCCGCGGTgatgcggcagccgcggccgCTGCACTCAGCATGGCAGACTTGCGAtcagcggagagagaagggggttCCCACTGGCTATGGTTAACTTTTGCTACCGGATTTGAATAGGGAAGCAGGAACGACGAAAGTGAGAGCGGAGTCGCCAACGTTGCCGCTGATATGCATGAGTGGCCCTTTGAGTTTGCTTAGTTGTGCGTAGGTcaaaaggaggggaagaagaggcggaggtgaagaaaaAATCCACTCATCATGTGCTGCACACAGTGAGAGAAGGACTGACCCCCCCACATTTCCCTCATCCTCTGTTTCCTACAAGGATACCTACTGTCCTTCTGGGGCTGTGTTGCGCTGTCGTTGGCCTAGAGCTTCACCACACTAAGTAAAGAGAGACACTGCCAGCATTACGCTGTAGCACGCAgcgtccccccctcccgcgcCCCAACACACGACGGCTTTTGCATGCGTATAATTCCGCCTCTCTTCATGGTGGTGGTGTAGTGTGGCGCTGTGTggttctctttcttccccatTCTGTTGTTGGGTGTTTTTCCACTCGAAGGGGAGGCGGCGTCGACTTACCTCGCTTCCGCCTTTTGGGCTCGGTCCTCATGGCGCTCTTGCACGTCCTCATCGCGCGACGCCACGACTCACTCCCACTCACTCTTCATCTCCCTTGGTTCTACCACTCTCAGGGTATTTTAAGACGTacagctgcttctctgcgtgtatgaggaggggagggggggggaatgcCTGTATTCCAGTTCTTCTTAGTGACCCCTGCGTGTTCCCCACCCTCTTGCCCTCGCCCTCACTGCAGATAGGTGGAGACATACAGACGCGCAGATGGACCAGGCGCCccagagggaggaaaagggggcgccgcggcggtcGCCAGTGCCTTCCCCCGACTCCCCACCGCACGCCACATAGCAGGCGAGTTGAGTGGATGCACACTTGAAGAGCGAAGCTCCCTCACGGGAGGGGTGAAGCGAAAATTACAGTGGAGACGATGGGCTCCAATAAGAACGAAAACACCTACCCACACAAGTCTGTCGGCGTAcaacacagagggagggagggggggggcgagagacCGTCAAAGGGCAACTCAAAGCccaaaacgaaaagagaaacgtGGATCGGGGGGAGGGTCGGTGGCTTTACAGctgaaaggggaagagaagaaagggaggaagaacacctcccccccccccacacacacacgagaaagGCGATCCGTCTAGCTGGTTGGGTTCGACTTTCACATGCACACAGCAAGGAGCTTGCGTgtgtgaagagagggggaaaggtgCTGCGATGAAAGGGAGGCACATGCGTCAGCGCAAAGCAGAGGTGAACGCGAAGAACGAATAGGGGGAAGATGAGGTGCGGAAGAGGTAGTGCAGATGGGGGAAGGGACGCGGGCGAGGAAGGACACACTGACACGCAGACATCTACACAGAatgtggggagagaggagcgagcTGAAGCGATCTAAAGAGGTACCATACTATGGTGTGATGCGCTCGAGGGACGGTGTGCTGGAGAACGATCGCCGAGAAAGAAGAtgcgaaggggggagggctgcGAGCCACGGCGAATCGGCaagcagagaagcggcggGGTGTTCACTgacaagagaggagagaaagagtcCACTCCCATCCCCCTTTctatcacacacacacaatcacATGCACGCCCCTCTCTACGCGCACAGAatgagggaaggaaagaaggtgCATCGCGAGGACAGCGCAAGTGCAAAGGCACAGAAAGAACGGGAGAGCGCACTTCGAGAAGCCAagcagagagacggaggaaggcagagaagcacgtCTGAAGACACGGGAGGGAAAATAGAGGTTTAGCCAGCCGAGGAGGAAATCGTCCAAAGCGCTGGGCACCAgacgcaaagaaaaaaaagagggcgCGGGTACACCCACGCCACGCATTACGTTCTTTTGACCCACCACCTCTGTTGAGGTGTGGGGATGTGAGAGCGATAGCGGTGACtcgcggggggaggggggcgtcgctgcagtggGGGGTGAGGGATAGACATGGGCGGTGTGGTATcaccaccctctcccaccgCATCGCACTACAGCGTCAGCAAGCGTCAACAGAACCGCACCTACCGCCGACCCCCGTTCCTTCTTTCCGTCTATCGCGCACACACTATTTCTTACATCTCGACCACGTGCGCCGTACTTCTGCTCTCCGCGTGAATCGCCTATCATCCCTCTTTAGGTGCCACACAGGTGCGTACACCTGTACACGCATATCTTACATGCACAGCAAGCAAGGGATGCATCCACTCCTGTGAGCAACGCCAacggagcagcaggggaggagggggcgtcTTCCACCAAAGAGCCGCCAGCGATAAGATTCCGGAATAACACCACCTCTTCCGCTCGTCCCCTCTCACATccttgcctccccctcctcactaGGGTAGAGTgaacaagaagagggggtaATGAGGGCGTCATGAGAGACTGGTGCACACGGTTTAACAGATCCACGAACTGTCGTAGACTGAACGGGTCTCGTGAGGAGGTAGAGCTACTCTTTCTTTCCTAGGTAGCGCCCACCCACTGATGCCGGGGTTCAAGTCTGTCCCACCCACTCCCTTTCCCTGTATCTCTTTACACTTCATGAagttttttctctttcgccatTGAAGTGACTGCTCGTGGACGGAGAAGTCTTCGGCACGGTCGTCATGCGAccgcactgcagctctgTCTCTGTCCccgttcctctctccttctcacaCAGATGCGGCATCACCTTGATTGCTTACTGGATGTAGCGGTAGTACTCAACACCAACATCCTGGAAGGTGGCCTCGTTGCGGTTGCCAAGGCGGTCAATGACGAACTCCATCTTGCGGCTGTCCTTCGCCAAATCGTTCTTCTCGGCGCCAGTGTGGAGAGCCTCGTACTGCGCTCTGTCCAGGCACACGGGGCTCTCGAGGGCCTTGCTGACATTGATGTTGGCAGCAGCCTTCTCCCAGCCGGGCACTGGGACGATCGGAATCGACATGCTCGCATCGCCGGAGCCGTAGCCGACCATCACCATCGGCTTGCCTGCGATGTCGAGTTTGCGGGTATAGGCCTCCTCGAAGCCGGCCGCCAGCCAGCAGGGCAAGGAAGCTGTGTACAGGTTGCCGAAGTTGCCCATCGCCGGGCTGCCCATGCtcatcttcttctccagcagaTCAATGAATTTCTTGtccttgcgcagcacctttgCCACCTTACCAGTGTCCGGGAACGCGTCCTTCGGGTCTGTGCCGCTCTCGATCTGCTGAAAGTAGTGCGGGTCCACGTCGAGCTCCTTCACTACGGCTGCGGGGTCTGCTTTGCCCTGCTTGCACAGCTCTGCGAAGTGCACCTTGTGCTCCTCAGAGGTGGCGCGAGCGAGGCCCCGGGCGTACAGGAACGACATTGCCTGGATGGGCATCATGTTGTACGGGCggtggaagaagagggcggtGACGTCATCGTAGTACTTGCCCGGAgactgctgcaggcgcgccagCATGTGCTCCACCGCGActgtcacctcctcctggTACACAAGAGTGCTGTAAGGGCCGGAGAAGACCGGGAAGTCGGCCATCTTGCCATTGGCAGAGCTCTTCGTGTACTCTTCCAGGTTCATGAAGTGACGGCGATGCGGCTTGCGGAAGTCAGGGCCGCGGTAGTCCGAAGCGGAACCGCtgtactgcagctgcacctcaaACAGCTTCGGGTCGCGCTCCAGCATCATCGCagtggcaccggcgcctTGCGTCTGCTCGCCTGTGGAGCCGAGCGCGTACTCAGCAATGTCGGAAGCCACAGCAATCGCTATGCggtcgccaccgtcggcgtTGGCGAAGCGGGTGGCGCTCTCCATTGCGTACACACCGGCCAGGCAGGCGTGCTTGAACTCCGGCACCTCGCAGTGGCGTGAGATGGCTGGCATGTTCAGGGCGTGCAGACCCTTATCTACCATACCCTTCACGATGATGGCGCCCGCTGAGTTATCAGACGAGCTTTCCGTGCCAAGGCCGAGGAAGCCGATCTTGGTGGGGTCGATCTTGTTGTTCACGATCAGGCGGAGCACTGCGTTGGCGGCCATGGTGTACGTATTCTCGTTGTGGTTCGTAATGCGGAAGGACTGGCCAACGACGCTGGACACCTTGTCCCAGTTGTTACCCGTCCACTTGCACCACTGCTCAAGGTCGACACGGCAGTGTGGGGCGTACACAGCCATGCCGCTCACACCCGCCAGGCTAAGAGGGGTGCTGCGCATCATTCTTTTTACTTCGGTTGTAAGGggacgagggagagacagttgggtgagaaggggagagaggcggggggggggggaaggggagagggagacctTCTGTGAATGGTTTGGGTAATGAGAGGAACTAATAATGTGGATGCTTGTGTTGGCTGTGGTGTTAGCGTCACGAGAGATTCTTCGATGCGTGCTGCGTTTTGGAGTGCGTGCATAACCCATGGCCATACGCGCAGGTGTgtttgcacacacacccacacccacatgtatgcgtatgtgtgtgggtggaggaagaagcgGAGAGACCattgaggaaggggggaggaagaggtggaaggaggggaggggtgcagaGCGGCGTGGAGTGCATGGAAGATGCTCGccagcaggagagagagcggataATTAACAgacaggaaagagggagacacaGAGGGGAGCGGCGTGTCGTTGAGCTTTTCCATCGTTCCTTGTTCGTGATTGTTTGTTGGTGCAACCGAGAAGAAGATAGTGAAAGCAATCGCGAGTGTTACAGGAACACTACAGGTGCgtgagcgagagcgagagagagagagagcaaacaataaggagggggagagagaaaggaaagggaaagcgaagCAGTCGAACAGAATGCCGCCACCCACAAACCCTCTTCCCCAGGCCACTCAGCATCCTTACATACCGACATGCCTACGCAAAACTATACGCGcttccacgcacacacacatacacgcctaaggagagcgaaaagagaggtggttgaggggaggggggggagaaagcTTGGTGaatgcagagagaggtgctcTTGCTATATAGCCCGCATAAGCGCCTTGTAGTTGTCCCACACACTGCTCTTGAAGCCTTTTCGGTGCTCCAGCACGCGGCGGACAACATACTGACACCACGGTGAGTCGTCGGAACACTCAGGAAGCctgtgcagcggcggcacgccaacgccgccagTGACGAGCTCAGAAGACGGCTTTGACATGACGTACTGCACGACGCTGTAGAGCTTttccagcagctccgcaccCTGAAATGTGCGTCTAAACTCCCCCTCCACGAGCGGTGTGTCATGCTGGTCCGGTTTCCCCGAAAAAAAGTAGTCACGCACGGAGTCGAGGTCGGCGAGGATGAGCGGTGCATCTGCGGGGTTGAAAAACAGCTCGGGGCCATCTACGTACACGGCGAAGAGGCCCGCAGTAAAATTGTGGCCGAGTCGGTAGTGCAGCTGACGCACCGCCGACGCATAGTCGATGATGTCGCGCACGCGGTCAAACACGGAACGCACCTCGTCGAGAATGCGCCGCATCGTCACGGCGGGGTAGATGCGGGGCATGGGGAAGTCCTCTGAGTTGGCGGCGCTACGCTTCATCGACTTGTACTGCTTCGCATCCAGCTGCATGAACTTAGACATCAAGTACACGACAGTATCCTGTGTGAGAATGTAAATGCTGAGGCTGTCGCACAGCTTCAGTACCGCGCTATAAAGGTTGCTCTGGATCTTCTCGGCAATCTCGGCTGTCAGCATCGGTGGCGCCCCTGTAACACGTCGCACCAAGTCGTATTGTCGCTGCGAACGCGCAAGACACTCGTCGAAGCCTTCCTGCACCCGCACAAGGCTGTGCAGGCGTTGTACGCCGCTGGAGAGCAGCGTCGGGTACccgcgcagctccgcagAGAGAGTGCTCACACGCTTACTCTCGGCCGCCAGAACCGGCATTTTATCGCTCggggcagccgcggcagctgtAGGAAATCCCTCCAAGCACTTCCCTGTCAGCGCTGTCACAATGTCGAGCCAACTGCACACGCGGGCGTATTGATGGGCTGCGGGATCGCCTCcgagcggtggtggccgcgGCGCGCCAAAGACGGCTCGCACATACCGCATCACATCCCCTAATGGCGCGTTTGCGCGCTCCACCGCATCTGCCCACTGCGGTGAGATTTCCTCCATAAGCTGCTTAGCAAACTGCAAGTGCGCGGCCTCGTCGTACTGAGTCAGCGTGCCTATCGGAGCTAAGTACCTCTGGGTAGCACGCATCAGCAGGACACACAGCGCCTCGTTCTCACTTGTGCGCCactcgccgtcgcagccgtcCAGCAAGTAGTCAAGGAAGGCGTCAAGGGATGTCTTGAAGTCCTTAGGCACGTTGTTGGTGGCATCAGGGTAGAGACCGCCCCAGTGCTGCGTGAGAAGGACGTAGGCGCCGATGCGCAGTCGGCCAGGCAGGAGGAGCATGCTGGCGAGTGGGAAGCTGCGGGTGAGCATGTGGCAGTACGCCTTTTGCTTCGTGTCAAGGTTGTTGCTGACCCGCTGGAACAGCTTCGCGGCGGAGAGGCAGTGCACATCCGCCTTGTCCACCAGCTCGGCGTAACTGCGGAACACGCCAGAGTTAACGAAGACCTCCATGAACGCCAGCAGAATGTCCTGGCTGCTCGAGCTGGGAGGCATCACCGGCGTATCATCGACGAGCACCATCGCGCACGGCATGCACGGCGGCAGGGCTAGACATGTTTCGATGAACGCTGCCGTCGCACTGCGTTGCATGTCGAGTGAGAAGCTGGAGTCGAGCCACGGCATTGGCACGGCTGACAAGCAGAAGGCCTCTTGCAGTACGTAATAGGCATACTTCACCGCCGGCGTCAGCGTCGCGTTGGCGATGCTGGAGGTGTCGTGGCGGCTGACGGCGCGCGCCACGTCCTTAAGAAATACCGTCTgtgcctcgccgctgccgcacttgTCGTtggccagcagctgcgcatgcagGTGGCAAAAGCGCTCTGTCTGCGGCAGAATGCCAATGTACTCCCGTAGCGCCGCGAGACAACTTGTCACGTCCCTCTCGCTGTAGATGGGGCTGAGGGTGCTGAGGTCCAGCTGGTACATTGGGATGAGACAAGCAGCGAACACCATGGAGCGTAGGGAGAGGGGTACTTGAGTGTCGCCCGGTAAGTCCGGGTAGCGTTCAATTatgctctgcagctgctccgtgCGACTCACAAAGTCGTCATCGTTGGAGTTGTCGCAGAGTAGCCGGAACGTGGACGCATCAGGGCGCAGCTCCGAGAGATACCGACGGCGTtccgccttcgccactgTGTCTCTATTGTCAAGCACACGCCGCAAGGCGGGTGGGGTAACATTGGCCAGCGACcgtgcgtgctgctcgtCGGTGATGTTGAAAACACGTCGGTACACGTTTCCTAGCTCTCGCGCGTACTTGTCCCTATTCTTCGTGAGCAGCACACCGGTGGCCATGAGGAGGATCTCGTAGGCAAAGATGGGCAAAGTGTCGAGGAACGGCGCCAGAGGTGCGCTGTCGATCACCTCGCACAGTTGGATGTGTGGCGGGCGTGGGGGGTTGAAGGCAGCCGCTGTCGTCTCCTCGCTTGTCTTGCGTTGCCCCTCCGTGGTGTCCAAGAGGAGACCAAGCTGAGTCTCAATGTTGGACGAGATGGTGCCCGGCGTAGTGCCACAGAGTGGGATACGTACCCGCTCGATCCGCCGCGCTACACCGGCGATATTGGGTTCCTCCTTGGCAGTTACTGACTGGCTCGCCGCAGGAGAGCTCGGTTGCGTGCCTTGAATGGAGGTCAGCGGCTTTAGCATAGATGCCAAGATgttgcctctgctgctgcccgtggCGGTGACGAGTGGCAcacctttccctttctcagCCGAGGAGGTAGAGGTACCGTTCGCCATCGATGCAGGGCGACCGGAGCCCGTCCGAGCGTGGACGGGCCCAGCAGCGGTCCCTCCAATGTTGCCCAAGGTTTTTAAGGCGCTCATGAAGTACCCCAAGAATCCCTTGTTTTCCtgagcggtgctgctctcctctctcgtggGTGGCTGCCCAGGGCGTGGTGACGACTGCTCTGATGCCGCCAGCTGGGGGATATCGCTGTCACCGTGCGTATCGGGCGGAGGGAAGAGGTTGTCGCTGGGTGAATGCGGCTCGCCATTTGTATCTGACGCATCGGGCCTCGTTTCCGCATTCGCTGAGAGTTCTGAAAGGGAGTGCGAGTGCTTGCTGAGGCTCGCTGATGACGCATTTCTGACTCGCTCGacgcagccactgctgccgccgaggAAGGTGAAGAACTTCGTCATATCGAGCTCGAATGTTGGCACCTTCTTTCGCTTGGCATGCCGCGCTGCTTTCTCAGCCTCGGCGTAGAGGGCAGTTGGACTCGGGCAGCTTGTAAGATCGATGTGCTCGAGTGACGCAGAGCCGTCTGGTAGCTTGAGTCTGACGTTCGGCGGTGGGTGTTGCAGGGcatacagcagcagctcatcgcGCTCTGCCTGTACACTCATTCTGGTgcgaagggggaaaagaaggcgtgcgtgcgcgtggagTCGAGTGCCAATTGAATTGGATAGAACGGAGAATGGAGAAGAGTAGTgacgtatgtgtgtgtgtgtgtgtgcgcgcgctaGAAGCTGAGATGACTATCAGAATAGCACAAAAAGCAAAGCAAGACCGTCGACTGTCGACGGGAAAGTCACGTACTGCGACACCGAGAGGATGTCGTGTGCGGGTGAATttgaaggaaagggagagaagaggttAGCCGTGAGGCGTGCACAAGTCCAACCAGCGTCCCAGACGCCTACCGAtcctgtgtgtgcgggttATTCGAAaagttgtgtgtgtgtgtgtgtgtggagggggctATTGGTGTGTATAAGTCTTCgactgtgcgcgtgtgcaaaGGGAGTGGGGCAGACGGGCACGGCGGTGGAAAGGGCGAGTGAcacgagaaagaaaggagggagaagcaaaTGCACAGCGAAAATGATCGCAAGCGCAGAACACagcagggaagaggaggtgaggtgggggaggcgtcATCCGTACGCACGCTGGCACAAAACTCAATTAGGGGaaagacaaagagagaatcgggccgcaacagcaacaccgcTGATGACGGCCACCGTGAAAAACGATCACCCGCCAGTACAGTTGCCGTCTTGTCTCTGCGTCTGCGATATTTGCTACGGTATTCAGCTCACCGCATCTAATTCCCTCCACGGTAGAGAGGAAGGAGtcgagaggggaagagaaagagcggcggGCGGAGAGGCCACCGTGGACGTCTAAGGCActggagagggaaggggagaagtgTGCAAAGCGTAACAATGATGACCGGAATCCTGTGGTGTccgtggagagagagagagagagtggtggTGCTCCATTGCGAAACATCAAGGAAGacaggtggagagaggacaGAGAGTGCGCGGTAAcgcaagagcgagagagagtgtgtgtgtgtgtgctcgaaagacacatgcacgcgcacgGGCACGCGTGTGTACAGGAGGtgaggcgagaaagaggcagaaCGAGTAATATGCTGAgcggaagggggggggggcttgcccgtacatgcacacacacacacacacacacacgaagagaaGACAACGAGGGAGAAAGTTAGGTCCACACATACGCAAGACTTGAGCACTCGCCCTCAGCGTGTTCACAGGCCAAACAGGTGCTCTGATCGCGAgccagaggcggaggagaagcagcccACTATCataccccctctccctttccgtTCCCTTTGTTTGCATCTGCTTGCCGGTCAATCGAAGACGTGTAATGTCTACGGGTGCTGCACGCACCGCCGTGTACACGCCGCCAAACAtaagcacaggcacacgtaGAGGGCGAGCAAATGAGCGACGCGTGCGCACACATCTGCCcgcgcatgcacacagcCGCCGTAGCCCACAGAAGACGTGTACATTCCATAGGCTTTGCgcggagcgaggggaggagacGGCAGCACACAGCCATACTAGCGCTGTGGCCGTCAGTTTGTGGGCACTTACTCCACCCTCG is drawn from Leishmania panamensis strain MHOM/PA/94/PSC-1 chromosome 24 sequence and contains these coding sequences:
- a CDS encoding hypothetical protein (TriTrypDB/GeneDB-style sysID: LpmP.24.2090); translated protein: MSVQAERDELLLYALQHPPPNVRLKLPDGSASLEHIDLTSCPSPTALYAEAEKAARHAKRKKVPTFELDMTKFFTFLGGSSGCVERVRNASSASLSKHSHSLSELSANAETRPDASDTNGEPHSPSDNLFPPPDTHGDSDIPQLAASEQSSPRPGQPPTREESSTAQENKGFLGYFMSALKTLGNIGGTAAGPVHARTGSGRPASMANGTSTSSAEKGKGVPLVTATGSSRGNILASMLKPLTSIQGTQPSSPAASQSVTAKEEPNIAGVARRIERVRIPLCGTTPGTISSNIETQLGLLLDTTEGQRKTSEETTAAAFNPPRPPHIQLCEVIDSAPLAPFLDTLPIFAYEILLMATGVLLTKNRDKYARELGNVYRRVFNITDEQHARSLANVTPPALRRVLDNRDTVAKAERRRYLSELRPDASTFRLLCDNSNDDDFVSRTEQLQSIIERYPDLPGDTQVPLSLRSMVFAACLIPMYQLDLSTLSPIYSERDVTSCLAALREYIGILPQTERFCHLHAQLLANDKCGSGEAQTVFLKDVARAVSRHDTSSIANATLTPAVKYAYYVLQEAFCLSAVPMPWLDSSFSLDMQRSATAAFIETCLALPPCMPCAMVLVDDTPVMPPSSSSQDILLAFMEVFVNSGVFRSYAELVDKADVHCLSAAKLFQRVSNNLDTKQKAYCHMLTRSFPLASMLLLPGRLRIGAYVLLTQHWGGLYPDATNNVPKDFKTSLDAFLDYLLDGCDGEWRTSENEALCVLLMRATQRYLAPIGTLTQYDEAAHLQFAKQLMEEISPQWADAVERANAPLGDVMRYVRAVFGAPRPPPLGGDPAAHQYARVCSWLDIVTALTGKCLEGFPTAAAAAPSDKMPVLAAESKRVSTLSAELRGYPTLLSSGVQRLHSLVRVQEGFDECLARSQRQYDLVRRVTGAPPMLTAEIAEKIQSNLYSAVLKLCDSLSIYILTQDTVVYLMSKFMQLDAKQYKSMKRSAANSEDFPMPRIYPAVTMRRILDEVRSVFDRVRDIIDYASAVRQLHYRLGHNFTAGLFAVYVDGPELFFNPADAPLILADLDSVRDYFFSGKPDQHDTPLVEGEFRRTFQGAELLEKLYSVVQYVMSKPSSELVTGGVGVPPLHRLPECSDDSPWCQYVVRRVLEHRKGFKSSVWDNYKALMRAI
- a CDS encoding hypothetical protein (TriTrypDB/GeneDB-style sysID: LpmP.24.2070), which gives rise to MLSAAAAAAASPRPPSSALYTERLFYAALKQGNPSEARVEALAALALRHLPRSAETWAALRKALMEQSDLDGAPNRALWYVLDALMKHAPHVFVPLLAPRLLEYTIQQLPWELAGHRGQTLLWFEALVLSWEKVLPQRLYSAVRQHAVQSRSGAELHDLLKATQNSVDDGTSASSVDLQQLRDAWDAVQYMGEQEAGKSVFHARHTTTAVEVVDEDANKSSSFSAPVSRLHAMSIGNSDRTAGAGASGDDVTKTQQQQEEEEDDYTPDFVEGAKPRELPKLDLPKQRRRREGRRRPRADDLGM
- a CDS encoding hypothetical protein (TriTrypDB/GeneDB-style sysID: LpmP.24.2080) is translated as MMRSTPLSLAGVSGMAVYAPHCRVDLEQWCKWTGNNWDKVSSVVGQSFRITNHNENTYTMAANAVLRLIVNNKIDPTKIGFLGLGTESSSDNSAGAIIVKGMVDKGLHALNMPAISRHCEVPEFKHACLAGVYAMESATRFANADGGDRIAIAVASDIAEYALGSTGEQTQGAGATAMMLERDPKLFEVQLQYSGSASDYRGPDFRKPHRRHFMNLEEYTKSSANGKMADFPVFSGPYSTLVYQEEVTVAVEHMLARLQQSPGKYYDDVTALFFHRPYNMMPIQAMSFLYARGLARATSEEHKVHFAELCKQGKADPAAVVKELDVDPHYFQQIESGTDPKDAFPDTGKVAKVLRKDKKFIDLLEKKMSMGSPAMGNFGNLYTASLPCWLAAGFEEAYTRKLDIAGKPMVMVGYGSGDASMSIPIVPVPGWEKAAANINVSKALESPVCLDRAQYEALHTGAEKNDLAKDSRKMEFVIDRLGNRNEATFQDVGVEYYRYIQ